The genomic region ACACGCGCCAGGAGTCCGTTTACAATGGCTTGCAGGCGCTTCCTAACGATGCAGAACGAGTGCTGATTCACGATGGCGCGCGGTGCTTGGCAACGCCGCAATTGTTCGATCGCTGTGGCGAGGCGTTATTGCACGATTCCGGATTGATCGCTGCTATTGCTGTAAAGGATACGATTAAGGTAGTAGATGAGGCGGGAACGATTCAAGATACGCCCGATCGTAGCAATCTTTGGGCGGCACAAACGCCCCAAGGGTTCGATGTGAAATTGCTCAAATCCTGTCATGAAAAAGGCAAACAATTGGGGTGGCAAGTCACCGACGATGCAGCATTATTTGAAAAGTGCGAATTACCCGTCAAAATTGTGGAAGGGGAAGAAACCAATTTGAAAGTGACCACGCCTGTGGATCTCGCGATCGCGGAATCTATTCTACGACAACGCATTAGTTAACAGTCATCAGTTGGAAAGACACGGAGATATTCATAACTCTGTTCCCTGTTCCCTGTTCCCTCAAGCCCAAAATTTCATACCTCACCAGACAAAGAAACGCCCTTATATGAGCGCATCAATTTCTGTCATTATTCCCATTTACAACGGCGAGCAAGATTTACCGGGTTTAATTGAAACCCTGCGATCGCAAACCTATCCCGCGTCGTGCGTGGAATACCTCTTAGTGGATAATAATAGCCGCGATCGTACCGCAGAAATGCTCATTGCGGCTTCCGAAGAAATGGCAACCCAAGGAATCACCCTTCGTCCCCTCACTGAAGCCAATATCCAAAGTTCTTACGCCGCCAGGAACACCGGAATTCGCGCTGCAAATAGCGAAATTCTTGTCTTTACTGATGCAGATTGTCGTCCCCAACCGGATTGGTTAACCTTACTCATCGAACCCTTTGCCAAGGAAAATATTGGGTTAGTTGCGGGGGAAGTTGTCGCCCTTCCCAGTCAAAACTTGTTGGAAAAATACGCCGATTGTAAAGACGTTTTATCGCAAAAACATACGATTAATCATCCCTTTTGCGCCTACGGACAAACCGCAAACTTAGCCGTGCGCCGTCAAGCCTTCGAGCAAGTGGGACTCTTTCGCCCCTATTTAACCACGGGTGGCGATGCAGATATGTGCTGGCGAATCTTACAGGGAACCGATTGGGAGATTGAATTTGTTCCCCGCGCGATCGTGCGCCATCGCCATCGCGCTACTTTGGAGGAGTTGCGGAGTCAGTGGAAGCGTTACGGATGTTCCAATCGTTATTTACACGAACTGCACGGAGTCGATCTTCAGCGAGAATTGAAGGGAAAAGAATCACTCCGTCGCCTAGCGCGCTGGGTTTTGAAGGAATTACCCATTAATACCTTAAAGGTGGCTACGGGGAAGGGGAGTGCGGTGGAGTTGTTGCAAACGCCGTTGGATTTATTTAGCTTTAATGCAAGAACAATCGGACAGCGAGAGGCGAAATTGCCCGAAAAGGCGAAAGAAATCGATCGATTATAAGGATTTACGCCTAATGTGTATCAAAGTGATTCGCTAAGATATCCAAGCGGCATTGAATTCAAATTCAAGGCTCACAGTTCAAGTCCATTCAAATGGACTAAGGCTCATCAAACGACAAATTAGCAATCGAGTCATCTTGAGATGACTTAAGCTATTAGCCAAGAACTTGAGTTCTTGGCGGTTTCGGGAAATAGCCAATTCACATTAGGCGTGGTTTCTCCTATGGGTATCGATTGGTTTCGAGTTCGTATTAAGCCAGATGTCGATCGCAAGTTACTCGATCGACTCGTCAAGCAGCAAGCGGTTTCGTTTCAATCGATGCGAGGCAAATGGACAACTTCGCAGTCAGATGACAAACTTACCTTAAAATTACTCGAAGCCCTTCATCAGGACAGTTACAGCAACGCCTTGAGCGCTCTAAGTGACCTTTTGATATTCCCGGAATGGGATGATGAATTGAACTGTCCGAAAGATATTCCCGATTTGCAATCCCGTTGGCGAGTTTACCCAATTACATACAACGAGATTTTCCCTCCCTTGTGGCAAATGTCTGCTCATCGAACCATTCTTCCTGGGGAGTTGAACGCGCAATTGGAGACGTGGAAAACCTGGATCGCACAAGTCCTTCAAGGAGAACACGAAGATTATTTGCGTGAATTGCATTTGTACCATACGCTCTGCAAGATGCAGGAGCATTGGACGTGTTTAAGGGATTATGCGATCGCGTCCCTGGAACGCACGGGAAATTGGACAAAAAAACCACAGTTTATTGAGGTGCGCGATCGCATATTGCCATTGCCAAGCCCCAACATCGAGCAAATTTCG from Lusitaniella coriacea LEGE 07157 harbors:
- a CDS encoding glycosyltransferase, with the translated sequence MSASISVIIPIYNGEQDLPGLIETLRSQTYPASCVEYLLVDNNSRDRTAEMLIAASEEMATQGITLRPLTEANIQSSYAARNTGIRAANSEILVFTDADCRPQPDWLTLLIEPFAKENIGLVAGEVVALPSQNLLEKYADCKDVLSQKHTINHPFCAYGQTANLAVRRQAFEQVGLFRPYLTTGGDADMCWRILQGTDWEIEFVPRAIVRHRHRATLEELRSQWKRYGCSNRYLHELHGVDLQRELKGKESLRRLARWVLKELPINTLKVATGKGSAVELLQTPLDLFSFNARTIGQREAKLPEKAKEIDRL
- the ispD gene encoding 2-C-methyl-D-erythritol 4-phosphate cytidylyltransferase, coding for MHLLIPAAGMGRRMGSNRNKLLLTLLGKPLLAWTLQAAEATSQITWIGIMGQPEDFEDFKGIIADLQLSKPVELIRGGDTRQESVYNGLQALPNDAERVLIHDGARCLATPQLFDRCGEALLHDSGLIAAIAVKDTIKVVDEAGTIQDTPDRSNLWAAQTPQGFDVKLLKSCHEKGKQLGWQVTDDAALFEKCELPVKIVEGEETNLKVTTPVDLAIAESILRQRIS